In the Mya arenaria isolate MELC-2E11 chromosome 11, ASM2691426v1 genome, one interval contains:
- the LOC128207308 gene encoding complement C1q subcomponent subunit A-like: MKALFLLSLFPIVLGLSVDEKLKQLERKFNYLEKENVVLRNDLQQMKTASANFRERRQGERAAFSAVLDHTVEHVQIGQKIVFNKVLLNNQRVYSSNTGAFRAPDDGLYMFTYFIAQGTTGQSWVQLMKNGQVLNAAVADSQSQFHDTQGGNVAIVQLQAGDEVWVEEFHQSNARVYGGAPFSTFSGVIL, encoded by the exons ATGAAAgctttatttcttttaagtttGTTTCCAATTGTTCTTGGACTGTCTGTGGATGAAAAATTGAAACAGTTAGAAAGGAAATTTAATTATCTTGAAAAGGAAAACGTTGTGCTGAGAAATGATTTACAACAAATGAAAACTGCGTCAGCGAACTTCAGAG AGCGTCGCCAAGGGGAACGGGCTGCATTTTCAGCTGTGCTTGATCACACAGTAGAGCATGTCCAGATCGGTCAAAAGATTGTGTTCAACAAGGTCCTGCTGAACAACCAGCGTGTATACAGTAGCAACACAGGGGCTTTCAGAGCTCCTGATGACGGCCTCTACATGTTCACCTACTTTATTGCACAA GGAACAACAGGACAGTCGTGGGTGCAGCTTATGAAGAATGGCCAAGTCTTGAACGCAGCGGTGGCGGATTCCCAGAGCCAGTTCCACGACACCCAGGGCGGTAACGTGGCCATTGTCCAGCTGCAGGCGGGCGACGAGGTATGGGTCGAGGAGTTCCACCAGAGTAACGCCAGGGTCTATGGCGGCGCTCCGTTTTCAACGTTCTCGGGAGTTATTCTCTAA